A genomic region of Eucalyptus grandis isolate ANBG69807.140 chromosome 5, ASM1654582v1, whole genome shotgun sequence contains the following coding sequences:
- the LOC104429624 gene encoding disease resistance protein RPV1-like isoform X2: MDSGKSSGAGTSDGESSGMGWEFFFPEFGLIDSGQSCEAGMNDGESSANDYEVLSNFTGLEPQRLEERRRSLTRNYSEAVRLRMMDMEKSSEAGTSGGESSATRRGLSDFERGNSEAKILCTVDLGKSLEAGTSDGEPSAIDYKVFLSFRGPDTRQGFIDCLYRMMLEANIHVFLDEEELHVGKRIGDELPTAIEKSKIYVPVFSKGYASSAWCLRELAHMVECMKSKPSEKEIMPIFYDVEPHDVKLKSQLYVGALEEHEERFGCQKRRQWEEALKSVAQIKGWELKKQGYWNFIESVVREILTKLKIKDKHVTKHLVGMDERVEAVVKLLDVDSEGVRFVLLHGMGGIGKTTLAKVVFNKLNSLFSHCCFLENVQESSSSFGFVALQKQILSNMFGSGFHNGIDDGDGVKLIAQRLSNRKVFMVLDDVNDEEQLEKLAIKHVSFGSGSRIIMTTRNRSILEADYTFEYQVNPLDHVQSLKLFSRHSFGRIAPPDDYVSLSREVVYTTAGLPLALEVIGSLLCHQNKAFWMDVLEDLREIPHEKVQDKLKISFNALNHRQQQIFLDIACLFVDEDKTNAFYMWKDCGFRPDYSIPVLVNLSLINITDDNKFWMHDQLRDLGRKIVCGDTRPIDPRKQSRLWNPEMAVNIIRTEERKDAIEAICLEGNAPGIYTSKEFSRLQNIRFLKVRWGQFDGDFKNQLSELRYMSWHRCPLELFAINFHPSNLVVLDLSFSSITENWTGWSQIKLW; encoded by the exons ATGGACTCGGGAAAGAGCTCGGGGGCTGGAACGAGTGACGGTGAGTCATCAGGGATGGGATGGGAGTTTTTTTTCCCGGAGTTCGGGTTAATAGACTCAGGACAGAGCTGCGAGGCTGGAATGAATGACGGTGAGTCGTCGGCAAATGATTACGAGGTCTTATCGAATTTCACTGGGCTGGAGCCACAGAGACTTGAGGAACGGAGACGTTCACTGACGAGGAACTACTCTGAGGCAGTAAGACTCCGGATGATGGACATGGAAAAGAGCTCAGAGGCTGGAACGAGTGGCGGTGAGTCGTCGGCGACGAGACGGGGGCTTTCAGACTTCGAGAGGGGAAACTCCGAGGCAAAAATACTCTGCACAGTGGACTTGGGAAAGAGCTTGGAGGCTGGAACGAGTGACGGTGAGCCATCGGCAATTGATTACAAGgtcttcttgagtttcagagggcCGGACACTCGCCAGGGATTCATAGATTGTCTTTATCGCATGATGCTAGAAGCAAACATCCATGTCTTCCTCGATGAGGAAGAGCTCCATGTCGGTAAAAGAATAGGTGATGAATTGCCAACGGCCATCGAAAAGTCGAAGATCTACGTACCCGTCTTCTCTAAAGGTTATGCTTCGAGTGCATGGTGCCTTCGTGAGCTGGCGCACATGGTGGAGTGCATGAAATCCAAACCATCCGAAAAGGAGATTATGCCGATTTTCTATGACGTGGAGCCTCACGATGTTAAGCTTAAGTCTCAATTGTATGTTGGCGCTTTGGAGGAGCATGAGGAAAGGTTTGGCTGCCAGAAGAGGCGACAGTGGGAGGAAGCACTGAAAAGTGTAGCCCAAATCAAAGGATGGGAATTGAAAAAGCAAGG GTACTGGAACTTTATTGAATCAGTGGTTCGAGAGATTTTGACGAAGCTGAAGATAAAAGACAAACATGTCACTAAGCATTTAGTAGGAATGGATGAGCGAGTGGAAGCCGTTGTGAAGTTGTTGGATGTGGACTCAGAAGGCGTGCGCTTTGTACTACTCCATGGAATGGGCGGAATCGGTAAAACGACTCTCGCTAAGGTTGTATTCAACAAACTAAATTCCCTCTTCAGTCATTGCTGCTTCCTGGAAAATGTCCAGGAATCTTCGAGCAGCTTTGGCTTTGTAGCCTTACAGAaacaaatattatctaacatgTTTGGTTCGGGCTTTCACAATGGAATCGATGATGGTGATGGGGTCAAACTGATTGCACAGCGACTTTCCAACAGGAAAGTCTTCATGGTGCTCGACGACGTGAATGATGAGGAACAACTTGAGAAACTAGCTATCAAGCACGTTTCCTTTGGCTCAGGAAGCAGAATCATTATGACAACTAGGAACCGAAGCATCTTAGAAGCCGATTACACTTTTGAGTACCAAGTGAATCCGTTGGATCACGTTCAATCGCTCAAGCTTTTCAGTAGACATTCTTTCGGAAGAATTGCTCCTCCAGACGATTATGTCAGTCTTTCGAGAGAAGTGGTTTATACAACCGCAGGACTTCCCTTGGCTCTTGAAGTCATAGGCTCATTACTTTGTCACCAAAACAAAGCTTTTTGGATGGATGTTCTGGAGGATCTGAGGGAAATACCTCATGAGAAGGTCCAGGACAAGCTGAAGATTAGCTTCAATGCCCTCAACCATCGACAACAACAGATCTTTCTCGACATTGCGTGTCTCTTTGTAGATGAAGACAAGACGAACGCATTCTACATGTGGAAAGATTGTGGGTTTAGGCCAGATTATTCGATTCCAGTCCTTGTGAACTTGTCTTTGATAAACATAACTGATGACAACAAATtctggatgcatgatcaactgagagatcttggaaggaaaATTGTTTGTGGAGATACGAGGCCGATAGATCCAAGAAAGCAGAGCAGGTTGTGGAATCCTGAGATGGCCGTGAATATCATAAGAACAGAAGAG AGAAAGGATGCCATTGAAGCAATCTGCTTAGAAGGAAATGCACCAGGAATATATACAAGCAAGGAGTTTTCAAGGCTTCAAAACATAAGGTTCCTCAAAGTGCGTTGGGGACAGTTTGATGGAGACTTCAAGAATCAGCTTTCAGAGTTGAGATACATGTCCTGGCATAGGTGTCCTCTAGAGCTCTTCGCCATCAACTTCCATCCAAGCAATCTTGTAGTTCTTGACCTGTCTTTTAGTTCTATCACAGAGAACTGGACCGGATGGAGTCAAATTAAG CTATGGTAA
- the LOC104429624 gene encoding disease resistance protein RPV1-like isoform X1, which translates to MDSGKSSGAGTSDGESSGMGWEFFFPEFGLIDSGQSCEAGMNDGESSANDYEVLSNFTGLEPQRLEERRRSLTRNYSEAVRLRMMDMEKSSEAGTSGGESSATRRGLSDFERGNSEAKILCTVDLGKSLEAGTSDGEPSAIDYKVFLSFRGPDTRQGFIDCLYRMMLEANIHVFLDEEELHVGKRIGDELPTAIEKSKIYVPVFSKGYASSAWCLRELAHMVECMKSKPSEKEIMPIFYDVEPHDVKLKSQLYVGALEEHEERFGCQKRRQWEEALKSVAQIKGWELKKQGYWNFIESVVREILTKLKIKDKHVTKHLVGMDERVEAVVKLLDVDSEGVRFVLLHGMGGIGKTTLAKVVFNKLNSLFSHCCFLENVQESSSSFGFVALQKQILSNMFGSGFHNGIDDGDGVKLIAQRLSNRKVFMVLDDVNDEEQLEKLAIKHVSFGSGSRIIMTTRNRSILEADYTFEYQVNPLDHVQSLKLFSRHSFGRIAPPDDYVSLSREVVYTTAGLPLALEVIGSLLCHQNKAFWMDVLEDLREIPHEKVQDKLKISFNALNHRQQQIFLDIACLFVDEDKTNAFYMWKDCGFRPDYSIPVLVNLSLINITDDNKFWMHDQLRDLGRKIVCGDTRPIDPRKQSRLWNPEMAVNIIRTEERKDAIEAICLEGNAPGIYTSKEFSRLQNIRFLKVRWGQFDGDFKNQLSELRYMSWHRCPLELFAINFHPSNLVVLDLSFSSITENWTGWSQIKVSKKLKVLNLTNCNSMTRSPNFSDYLSLERLVLKNCKRLIEVDGSLEKLKCLIYFNADGCTSLTELSEGIGGLENLKYLYLGNCKRLRKLPESFVRVASLVELDLSCTAITRLPDSIGNQKCLSVLKLRYTEIDELPSSIGNLKDLKSLLLSYTRIVELPISIGNLKSLLELDVSGTRCLQLPESIGDLSRLKVLNISNSSISELPRSILALKELEELHGNDCPFLEWEIPEDIGKLSLLRVLNLQVTCIRNVLVTIKLPPRLEKLSLWRCRELVVLPELPTSLISLSFGASLLQWVPDLSNLTKLVDLSYGGSDKIRHPLFIQDGPFRQCLMFLPLSLSTLSLEYHKSISSLSFRCNLRNLTCLRIYQCKWIEVQLDGLEQLIEFQVEGLEFLMGFAGLSRLKRLKLWTLIDCPNLTVIQGIGSVESLEQLVIKECPEIQCLDDLADLKKLESLVIRGCKGLLAVKGLDERETIKRLDFNHCGSLESFSNIVNSKIPDECWISIFECPKLSDWALDRGISYKQWKASVQQGPVELRTN; encoded by the exons ATGGACTCGGGAAAGAGCTCGGGGGCTGGAACGAGTGACGGTGAGTCATCAGGGATGGGATGGGAGTTTTTTTTCCCGGAGTTCGGGTTAATAGACTCAGGACAGAGCTGCGAGGCTGGAATGAATGACGGTGAGTCGTCGGCAAATGATTACGAGGTCTTATCGAATTTCACTGGGCTGGAGCCACAGAGACTTGAGGAACGGAGACGTTCACTGACGAGGAACTACTCTGAGGCAGTAAGACTCCGGATGATGGACATGGAAAAGAGCTCAGAGGCTGGAACGAGTGGCGGTGAGTCGTCGGCGACGAGACGGGGGCTTTCAGACTTCGAGAGGGGAAACTCCGAGGCAAAAATACTCTGCACAGTGGACTTGGGAAAGAGCTTGGAGGCTGGAACGAGTGACGGTGAGCCATCGGCAATTGATTACAAGgtcttcttgagtttcagagggcCGGACACTCGCCAGGGATTCATAGATTGTCTTTATCGCATGATGCTAGAAGCAAACATCCATGTCTTCCTCGATGAGGAAGAGCTCCATGTCGGTAAAAGAATAGGTGATGAATTGCCAACGGCCATCGAAAAGTCGAAGATCTACGTACCCGTCTTCTCTAAAGGTTATGCTTCGAGTGCATGGTGCCTTCGTGAGCTGGCGCACATGGTGGAGTGCATGAAATCCAAACCATCCGAAAAGGAGATTATGCCGATTTTCTATGACGTGGAGCCTCACGATGTTAAGCTTAAGTCTCAATTGTATGTTGGCGCTTTGGAGGAGCATGAGGAAAGGTTTGGCTGCCAGAAGAGGCGACAGTGGGAGGAAGCACTGAAAAGTGTAGCCCAAATCAAAGGATGGGAATTGAAAAAGCAAGG GTACTGGAACTTTATTGAATCAGTGGTTCGAGAGATTTTGACGAAGCTGAAGATAAAAGACAAACATGTCACTAAGCATTTAGTAGGAATGGATGAGCGAGTGGAAGCCGTTGTGAAGTTGTTGGATGTGGACTCAGAAGGCGTGCGCTTTGTACTACTCCATGGAATGGGCGGAATCGGTAAAACGACTCTCGCTAAGGTTGTATTCAACAAACTAAATTCCCTCTTCAGTCATTGCTGCTTCCTGGAAAATGTCCAGGAATCTTCGAGCAGCTTTGGCTTTGTAGCCTTACAGAaacaaatattatctaacatgTTTGGTTCGGGCTTTCACAATGGAATCGATGATGGTGATGGGGTCAAACTGATTGCACAGCGACTTTCCAACAGGAAAGTCTTCATGGTGCTCGACGACGTGAATGATGAGGAACAACTTGAGAAACTAGCTATCAAGCACGTTTCCTTTGGCTCAGGAAGCAGAATCATTATGACAACTAGGAACCGAAGCATCTTAGAAGCCGATTACACTTTTGAGTACCAAGTGAATCCGTTGGATCACGTTCAATCGCTCAAGCTTTTCAGTAGACATTCTTTCGGAAGAATTGCTCCTCCAGACGATTATGTCAGTCTTTCGAGAGAAGTGGTTTATACAACCGCAGGACTTCCCTTGGCTCTTGAAGTCATAGGCTCATTACTTTGTCACCAAAACAAAGCTTTTTGGATGGATGTTCTGGAGGATCTGAGGGAAATACCTCATGAGAAGGTCCAGGACAAGCTGAAGATTAGCTTCAATGCCCTCAACCATCGACAACAACAGATCTTTCTCGACATTGCGTGTCTCTTTGTAGATGAAGACAAGACGAACGCATTCTACATGTGGAAAGATTGTGGGTTTAGGCCAGATTATTCGATTCCAGTCCTTGTGAACTTGTCTTTGATAAACATAACTGATGACAACAAATtctggatgcatgatcaactgagagatcttggaaggaaaATTGTTTGTGGAGATACGAGGCCGATAGATCCAAGAAAGCAGAGCAGGTTGTGGAATCCTGAGATGGCCGTGAATATCATAAGAACAGAAGAG AGAAAGGATGCCATTGAAGCAATCTGCTTAGAAGGAAATGCACCAGGAATATATACAAGCAAGGAGTTTTCAAGGCTTCAAAACATAAGGTTCCTCAAAGTGCGTTGGGGACAGTTTGATGGAGACTTCAAGAATCAGCTTTCAGAGTTGAGATACATGTCCTGGCATAGGTGTCCTCTAGAGCTCTTCGCCATCAACTTCCATCCAAGCAATCTTGTAGTTCTTGACCTGTCTTTTAGTTCTATCACAGAGAACTGGACCGGATGGAGTCAAATTAAG GTTAGCAAGAAGCTGAAAGTCTTGAATCTCACAAATTGCAACAGCATGACCAGGAGTCCAAACTTCTCTGATTATTTGAGTTTAGAGCGATTGGTccttaaaaattgcaaaagactGATTGAAGTTGATGGTTCCCTCGAAAAGCTTAAGTGCCTGATTTACTTTAATGCGGATGGGTGTACAAGTCTTACAGAGTTGTCCGAAGGAATCGGAGGGTTAGAGAATCTCAAGTACTTGTATTTAGGCAATTGCAAAAGGTTGAGGAAGCTGCCTGAATCATTTGTGAGAGTGGCATCACTGGTAGAGTTGGATCTCTCGTGTACAGCCATCACAAGATTACCTGACTCCATTGGCAACCAAAAGTGCTTGTCAGTACTTAAATTGCGATATACAGAAATTGATGAGCTTCCTAGTTCTATTGGGAATCTAAAGGATCTTAAGTCTCTCTTACTATCGTATACTAGGATAGTGGAACTTCCCATCTCCATTGGGAACTTGAAATCGCTACTTGAGTTGGATGTCTCGGGAACACGATGTCTGCAGTTACCCGAATCTATTGGAGACCTGAGTAGATTAAAAGTCCTCAACATTTCAAATTCTTCGATAAGTGAGCTACCGAGGAGTATTCTCGCTCTAAAAGAGTTGGAAGAGCTACATGGCAATGATTGCCCATTTCTGGAATGGGAAATTCCCGAAGACATTGGGAAATTGTCACTTTTGAGAGTCCTTAACTTGCAAGTGACCTGTATTAGAAATGTTCTGGTGACTATCAAACTACCTCCTCGCCtagagaaattgagtttatGGCGTTGCAGAGAACTTGTAGTATTGCCTGAGCTTCCCACTAGTTTGATAAGCCTAAGCTTTGGAGCAAGTTTGCTGCAGTGGGTACCAGATCTCTCAAACCTAACTAAATTGGTGGATTTGAGCTATGGTGGTAGTGATAAGATCCGGCATCCTTTGTTCATCCAAGATGGTCCATTCAGACAATGCCTCATGTTCCTTCCACTGTCTCTGTCAACATTATCGCTTGaatatcataaatcaataaGCAGTTTATCATTTCGTTGCAACTTGAGAAACCTGACATGTTTGCGCATTTACCAATGTAAATGGATTGAAGTTCAACTCGATGGGCTTGAACAGTTAATTGAATTCCAAGTGGAAGGGTTAGAATTTCTCATGGGATTTGCTGGTCTTTCGAGGTTGAAGAGGTTGAAGCTGTGGACACTAATTGATTGCCCAAATCTAACTGTGATCCAGGGTATTGGTTCGGTAGAGTCGTTGGAACAATTGGTAATAAAAGAATGTCCTGAGATTCAATGTCTAGATGATCTAgcggatttgaaaaagctggagtCCTTGGTAATTCGAGGATGCAAAGGGCTTTTGGCGGTTAAGGGCCTAGATGAACGAGAGACTATCAAAAGGTTGGATTTTAACCATTGCGGATCATTGGAAAGTTTCTCTAATATAGTCAATTCGAAAATTCCAGATGAGTGCTGGATAAGCATTTTCGAATGCCCAAAGTTATCTGATTGGGCTCTAGATCGAGGCATCTCATACAAACAATGGAAAGCCTCTGTCCAACAGGGACCGGTCGAGCTAAGAACAAATTGA